From Phragmites australis chromosome 5, lpPhrAust1.1, whole genome shotgun sequence, a single genomic window includes:
- the LOC133918906 gene encoding prefoldin subunit 1: MADEANRAAFMELQSRMIDTTGKIKQLQTQMRSKEGEKKRAYLTLEELRQLPDDTNTYKTVGKVFILEPKSVLLNEQEQKLNDSESAIASMQTSKEYLEKQLGEVENNIKELLQQDPGLARQILSMTVQ; encoded by the exons ATGGCGGACGAAGCCAACCGAGCC GCGTTCATGGAGCTGCAGTCCCGGATGATCGATACTACCGGGAAGATCAAGCAG TTACAAACCCAAATGCGTTCTAAAGAGGGTGAAAAGAAGCGTGCTTACCTCACTTTGGAGGAACTTCGCCAATTGCCAGATGATACTAACACCTACAAGACTGTCG GAAAAGT GTTTATTTTGGAGCCAAAATCGGTCCTGTTGAATGAGCAAGAGCAAAAGCTTAATGACAGTGAGAGTGCAATAGCATCAATGCAG ACATCCAAAGAATATCTTGAGAAACAGTTGGGAGAAGTGGAGAACAACATAAAAGAGCTGCTTCAACAGGACCCTGGGCTTGCACGCCAGATTCTCTCGATGACTGTTCAATGA